A genomic window from Microbacterium sp. ET2 includes:
- a CDS encoding SHOCT domain-containing protein: MPYITDLIWLMLWAFYFVAYLYVVIVIITDLFRDHRLSGWFKALWIIALVFVPLLTALIYIIARGRGMAERAHSPGPRTVAENDDYRPAPSASPADDIAKAKELLDSGVITPGEFEALKSKALGHQFYGA; encoded by the coding sequence ATGCCCTACATCACCGATCTGATCTGGCTCATGCTGTGGGCGTTCTACTTCGTCGCCTATCTGTACGTCGTCATCGTCATCATCACCGACCTGTTCCGCGACCACCGGCTCAGCGGATGGTTCAAGGCGCTGTGGATCATCGCGCTCGTCTTCGTGCCGCTTCTGACCGCGCTGATCTACATCATCGCCCGGGGCCGAGGGATGGCGGAGCGAGCCCATTCTCCAGGACCGCGAACCGTTGCGGAGAACGACGACTATCGGCCCGCGCCGTCGGCCAGCCCTGCGGACGACATCGCCAAGGCCAAAGAACTCCTCGATTCGGGGGTTATCACCCCGGGCGAGTTCGAGGCGTTGAAGAGCAAGGCCCTCGGTCACCAGTTCTACGGTGCGTGA
- a CDS encoding ANTAR domain-containing response regulator: MTEQEQAGQEQTGQEQTAREQATASAPRRVVVAEDESLIRLDIVEILRDNGFDVVGEAGDGETAVQLATELRPDLVIMDVKMPQLDGISAAEKLSKNHIAPVVLLTAFSQKELVERASEAGALAYVVKPFTPNDLLPAIEIALARHEQIITLEAEVADMVERFETRKLVDRAKGLLNEKMGLTEPEAFRWIQKASMDRRLTMQDVAKAIIEQLAPKK, translated from the coding sequence GTGACTGAGCAAGAGCAGGCTGGGCAAGAGCAGACCGGGCAAGAGCAGACCGCGCGAGAGCAGGCCACCGCATCCGCCCCCCGCCGGGTCGTCGTCGCCGAGGATGAGTCGCTCATCCGCCTCGACATCGTCGAGATCCTCCGCGACAACGGCTTCGATGTCGTCGGAGAGGCCGGCGACGGTGAGACCGCCGTGCAGCTGGCCACAGAGCTGCGCCCCGACCTCGTGATCATGGACGTCAAGATGCCCCAGCTCGACGGCATCAGCGCCGCCGAGAAGCTCAGCAAGAATCACATCGCCCCCGTGGTGCTGCTCACGGCCTTCAGCCAGAAGGAGCTCGTCGAGCGCGCGAGCGAGGCCGGAGCGCTGGCGTACGTCGTCAAGCCGTTCACCCCGAACGATCTGCTTCCCGCCATCGAGATCGCCCTGGCCCGCCATGAGCAGATCATCACGCTCGAGGCCGAGGTCGCCGACATGGTCGAGCGCTTCGAGACCCGCAAGCTGGTCGACCGTGCGAAGGGTCTCCTGAACGAGAAGATGGGCCTCACCGAGCCCGAGGCGTTCCGCTGGATCCAGAAGGCGTCGATGGACCGTCGCCTGACGATGCAGGATGTCGCCAAGGCGATCATCGAGCAGCTCGCCCCGAAGAAGTGA
- a CDS encoding hotdog fold thioesterase, translating to MTDTVDTASDQLAWADARGIGALAEKMGFEWLEFTAERCAARMPVAGNTQPVGLFHGGAYVVLGESLGSMHANFHAGAGRLAVGVDINATHTRSATTGFVTGVCTPLHLGRSLTVHEIVVTDDEGRRCSTVRITNHIKEISAAARQ from the coding sequence ATGACCGACACCGTCGACACCGCCTCCGACCAGCTCGCCTGGGCCGACGCCCGGGGCATCGGAGCCCTCGCCGAGAAGATGGGCTTCGAATGGCTGGAGTTCACCGCCGAGCGGTGCGCGGCCCGGATGCCGGTCGCGGGCAACACCCAGCCGGTCGGGCTCTTCCATGGCGGCGCGTACGTCGTGCTCGGCGAGTCGCTCGGCTCGATGCATGCCAATTTCCACGCCGGGGCCGGGCGCCTCGCAGTCGGCGTCGACATCAACGCGACGCACACCCGATCCGCGACCACTGGTTTCGTGACAGGCGTCTGCACGCCTCTCCACCTCGGACGCAGCCTCACCGTCCACGAGATCGTCGTGACCGACGATGAGGGACGCCGCTGTTCGACGGTGCGGATCACCAATCACATCAAGGAGATCAGCGCCGCTGCGCGGCAGTGA
- the polA gene encoding DNA polymerase I, with amino-acid sequence MTDSAKPTLLVVDGHSLAYRAFYALPVDNFSTKDGQHTNGIYGFLAMLINLIKAEKPTHLAVAFDTSRQSFRTRQYAEYKANRSETPKEFQGQIPLLKECLGAMSIPVLEQEDIEADDILATLATRGAAEGFHVLVCSGDRDTIQLVTEDITLLYPNVQGVSQLKRYDTEAVRERYGVEPAMYPDVAALVGETSDNLPGVPKVGEKTAVKWLNQFGSLDDLLAQADKVTGVVGNNLREHLDDVRRNRQLNALLTDVDLPVGPVDLAVRPIDAQAVREIFAQLEFRTLLPRVFEAAGVDQAMSAQAAVPTATAPTPSEPDSSSLAAWVDQTSGDVALTVVVENGRPRRIGLATADAAVEATWSEEVAAALTPWLLSGSPKVLTDAKPQVKALRREGIRLGGLAFDTILAGWLLRPSFPDKSLADLTDRFLGEKLPEADPAQLVPETEGATPGQLSWFTLRVAEAQRSQLAAPVLSVLSDIELPTLQTLADMELAGVAVSHAKLSEFSGELGERADRIAQEAYAAIGREVNLGSPKQLQEVLFEELQLPKTRKTKTGYSTDAAVLADLQESHPHPFLSLLLQHREATKLRQIIESLDVAIGSDGRIRTTYLQTGSQTGRLSSTDPNLQNIPIRTEESRRIRSAFEVGEGYEALLTADYSQIEMRIMAHLSEDPGLIEAFNSGEDTHRFVGARVFGVAPEDVTPAMRTKVKAMSYGLVYGLSAFGLSKQLRIEQSEARELMLEYFARFGAVRDYLRTSVEKARIDGYTETIFGRRRPFPDLNSPNRVLRENAERAALNAPIQGSAADIMKVALFRIHDDLTSQGLGSRVLLQIHDELVVEVAPGEWDAAERIVRERMADAAELTVPLDVQIGRGGDWNAAGH; translated from the coding sequence GTGACGGACTCCGCAAAGCCTACCCTCCTCGTCGTGGACGGCCACTCGCTGGCCTACCGGGCGTTCTACGCCCTCCCGGTCGACAACTTCTCGACGAAGGACGGGCAGCACACCAACGGGATCTACGGCTTCCTGGCGATGCTCATCAACCTCATCAAGGCCGAGAAGCCCACGCACCTCGCTGTGGCCTTCGACACCTCGCGTCAGTCGTTCCGCACACGGCAGTACGCCGAGTACAAGGCGAACCGCTCCGAGACCCCGAAGGAGTTCCAGGGACAGATCCCGCTGCTCAAGGAGTGCCTCGGGGCGATGAGCATCCCGGTGCTCGAGCAGGAGGACATCGAGGCCGACGACATACTCGCCACGCTCGCCACGCGCGGAGCCGCCGAGGGCTTCCACGTCCTCGTCTGCTCCGGCGACCGCGACACGATCCAGCTGGTCACCGAGGACATCACGCTGCTGTACCCCAACGTGCAGGGCGTGTCTCAGCTCAAGCGCTACGACACCGAGGCGGTGCGCGAGCGCTACGGCGTCGAACCGGCGATGTACCCCGACGTCGCGGCCCTCGTCGGCGAGACCAGCGACAACCTCCCCGGCGTGCCGAAGGTGGGCGAGAAGACGGCGGTGAAGTGGCTGAACCAGTTCGGTTCGCTTGATGATCTCCTGGCTCAGGCCGACAAGGTGACCGGAGTTGTGGGGAACAATCTCCGCGAGCATCTCGACGACGTCCGCCGAAACCGGCAGCTGAATGCCCTCCTCACCGACGTCGATCTGCCCGTGGGTCCCGTCGACCTCGCTGTGCGGCCGATCGATGCCCAGGCCGTCCGAGAGATCTTCGCGCAATTGGAGTTCCGGACGCTCCTGCCGCGGGTCTTCGAGGCCGCGGGCGTCGATCAGGCCATGTCGGCGCAAGCGGCCGTCCCCACTGCCACGGCGCCCACGCCCTCCGAGCCCGACTCCTCGAGTCTGGCGGCCTGGGTCGACCAGACGTCAGGCGATGTGGCCCTGACCGTCGTCGTGGAGAACGGCCGACCGCGTCGCATCGGACTCGCCACGGCCGACGCCGCCGTCGAAGCGACCTGGTCCGAAGAAGTCGCCGCGGCCCTGACCCCGTGGCTGCTCTCGGGGTCGCCGAAGGTCCTCACCGACGCCAAGCCGCAGGTCAAGGCACTCCGCCGGGAGGGTATCCGTCTGGGCGGACTCGCGTTCGACACGATCCTGGCGGGCTGGCTCCTGCGACCGAGCTTCCCCGACAAATCCCTTGCCGATCTCACCGATCGTTTCCTGGGAGAGAAGCTCCCCGAGGCCGATCCCGCCCAGCTCGTCCCCGAGACCGAGGGCGCGACCCCAGGACAGCTTTCGTGGTTCACCTTGCGCGTCGCCGAGGCGCAGCGGTCGCAGCTCGCGGCACCCGTCCTCTCGGTTCTCTCCGACATCGAGCTGCCCACCCTGCAGACCCTCGCGGACATGGAGCTCGCAGGTGTGGCGGTCTCGCACGCGAAGCTGTCGGAGTTCTCGGGGGAGCTGGGCGAGCGGGCTGACCGGATCGCGCAGGAGGCCTACGCGGCGATCGGACGAGAGGTGAACCTCGGGTCGCCGAAGCAACTCCAGGAGGTGCTCTTCGAGGAGCTTCAGCTGCCGAAGACCCGGAAGACCAAGACGGGTTACTCCACGGATGCTGCGGTGCTCGCCGATCTGCAGGAATCCCACCCGCATCCGTTCCTGAGCCTCCTGCTCCAGCATCGCGAGGCGACGAAGCTGCGCCAGATCATCGAGTCCCTCGACGTGGCGATCGGTTCCGACGGGCGCATCCGCACCACCTACCTCCAGACGGGATCGCAGACGGGCCGGCTCTCGAGCACCGACCCCAACCTCCAGAACATCCCGATCCGCACCGAGGAGAGCCGCCGCATCCGCTCGGCGTTCGAGGTCGGCGAAGGCTACGAAGCGCTGCTGACCGCTGACTACTCGCAGATCGAGATGCGCATCATGGCGCACCTGTCCGAGGACCCCGGCCTGATCGAGGCGTTCAACTCGGGTGAGGACACCCACCGGTTCGTGGGCGCCCGGGTCTTCGGTGTGGCACCCGAGGACGTCACCCCGGCGATGCGCACGAAGGTCAAGGCGATGTCCTACGGTCTCGTGTACGGTCTGTCGGCGTTCGGGCTGTCCAAGCAGCTGCGGATCGAGCAGTCCGAGGCCCGAGAGCTGATGCTCGAGTACTTCGCGCGGTTCGGGGCCGTGCGCGATTACCTGCGCACGTCGGTCGAGAAGGCCCGCATCGACGGCTATACCGAGACGATCTTCGGTCGCCGCCGGCCGTTCCCCGACCTCAACAGTCCCAACCGGGTGCTCCGCGAGAACGCCGAACGAGCGGCGCTGAACGCGCCGATCCAGGGCAGCGCCGCCGACATCATGAAGGTCGCACTGTTCCGCATCCACGACGACCTCACCTCGCAGGGGCTCGGATCACGTGTGCTCCTGCAGATCCATGACGAACTCGTCGTCGAGGTGGCGCCGGGGGAGTGGGATGCGGCGGAGCGCATCGTGCGGGAGCGGATGGCGGATGCGGCGGAGCTGACTGTTCCGCTCGACGTGCAGATCGGTCGCGGCGGCGACTGGAACGCCGCGGGCCACTGA